One part of the Granulicella arctica genome encodes these proteins:
- a CDS encoding prolipoprotein diacylglyceryl transferase family protein: protein MTLIPHPALHPLFETLAYGIGYALYRRSRSRSGDILDDDQRWIIIAAAAIGALLGSRILGLLEQAPRIHFTWQSLFLPGGKTIVGGLLGGWLGVEFIKRISGIRSRTGDLFAVPLCLGIAIGRIGCFLAGLADDTYGTPTTLPWGVDFGDGIPRHPTQLYEILFLSVLAFILHCYNRRPHPEGATFRLFLAAYLAWRLLIDFIKPQPLVHGLNFIQWSCIAGLLALAPSILQLFSFQKQAIRSSE, encoded by the coding sequence GTGACTCTCATTCCACATCCAGCGCTGCACCCGCTCTTCGAGACGCTCGCCTATGGGATTGGCTACGCGCTCTACCGCCGCTCCCGCAGCCGCTCCGGAGACATCCTCGACGACGATCAACGCTGGATCATCATCGCAGCTGCTGCTATTGGAGCCCTCCTCGGCAGCCGCATCCTCGGTCTGCTCGAGCAGGCGCCCCGTATTCATTTCACCTGGCAATCTCTCTTCCTGCCCGGCGGCAAGACCATCGTCGGCGGTCTGCTCGGCGGCTGGCTCGGCGTCGAGTTCATCAAACGCATTAGCGGCATCCGCTCCCGCACCGGAGACCTCTTCGCCGTGCCGCTCTGTCTCGGCATCGCCATCGGTCGCATCGGCTGCTTTCTCGCCGGACTCGCCGACGACACCTACGGCACCCCAACTACCCTGCCCTGGGGCGTCGATTTCGGCGACGGCATCCCCCGCCACCCCACCCAGCTCTACGAGATCCTGTTCCTCTCCGTACTAGCCTTCATCTTGCATTGCTACAACCGACGGCCCCATCCCGAAGGCGCGACCTTCCGATTATTTTTGGCCGCCTACCTTGCCTGGCGCCTCCTCATCGATTTCATTAAGCCCCAACCTCTCGTCCACGGACTCAATTTCATCCAATGGAGCTGCATCGCCGGACTTTTAGCGCTTGCACCCAGCATCCTCCAACTGTTCTCCTTCCAGAAGCAGGCCATCAGGAGTTCCGAATGA
- a CDS encoding radical SAM protein → MPARTRPYLFYDTAVSLCTTCYRRIDAKIVFEDENVYMLKRCPQHGFERVLIADDVDYYRRCREVFIKPPEMPDRYNTPIKYGCPYDCGLCPDHEQHSCLSLLEICDACNLSCPICYAQSGTHRTEFKPLDQIERMLDCIVANEAEPDVVQISGGEPTIHPQFFEVLDAAKRRPIRHLMVNTNGIRIAQDVAFAQRLATYMPKFELYLQFDSLRRDPLMQLRGADLRSIRERAIERLNKLGVSTTLVVTVERGVNDDELGSIIDFALQQPCVRGITFQPVQQAGRLGNYDSAAHRLTLSEVRRRILEQSTVFKPEDLIPVPCHPDSLAMGYAMKLGGKVVPLTGLVSPDVLINGGRNTIIYEQDPAIRQDLEHNPNVRNQLFKLFSTNHSPQSQASTLRELLCCLPQIMAPKNLGYDNLFRILIVQFIDAQSFDLRSIKKTCIHIAHPDAKRLIPFDTYNMFYRDTLEETRLAPLRQEIPNYL, encoded by the coding sequence ATGCCCGCCCGCACCCGCCCCTATCTCTTCTACGACACCGCCGTCTCCCTCTGCACCACCTGCTATCGCCGCATCGATGCCAAGATCGTCTTCGAGGACGAAAACGTCTACATGCTCAAACGCTGCCCCCAGCACGGCTTCGAGCGTGTCCTGATCGCGGATGACGTGGACTACTACCGGCGCTGCCGCGAGGTCTTCATCAAACCACCCGAGATGCCTGACCGCTACAACACCCCGATCAAATACGGCTGCCCCTACGACTGCGGCCTCTGCCCGGACCACGAACAGCACTCTTGCCTCTCGCTGCTCGAGATCTGCGATGCCTGCAATCTCTCCTGCCCTATCTGCTATGCGCAATCCGGCACGCATCGCACCGAATTCAAGCCGCTCGACCAGATCGAACGAATGCTCGACTGCATTGTCGCCAACGAGGCCGAGCCCGATGTCGTTCAGATCTCCGGCGGCGAGCCGACGATTCACCCACAGTTCTTCGAGGTACTCGACGCCGCAAAACGCCGCCCCATCCGCCACCTCATGGTCAACACCAATGGCATCCGCATCGCTCAGGACGTGGCCTTCGCCCAGCGCCTCGCCACCTACATGCCTAAGTTCGAGCTCTACCTCCAGTTCGACTCTCTTCGCCGCGATCCCCTCATGCAGCTTCGCGGCGCCGACCTCCGCAGCATCCGCGAGAGGGCCATCGAACGCCTCAACAAGTTAGGAGTATCGACAACATTAGTCGTGACAGTAGAACGTGGCGTCAATGACGACGAGCTCGGCTCCATCATCGACTTTGCTTTGCAACAACCCTGTGTCCGCGGCATCACCTTCCAGCCCGTGCAACAGGCGGGCCGCCTCGGCAACTACGACTCCGCCGCCCACCGGCTCACTCTCTCGGAAGTCCGCCGCCGCATCCTCGAGCAGTCCACCGTCTTTAAACCCGAAGACCTGATCCCCGTCCCCTGCCATCCCGACTCGCTTGCCATGGGCTACGCTATGAAGCTCGGCGGCAAAGTAGTTCCGCTCACTGGCCTAGTCTCTCCTGATGTGCTCATCAACGGTGGCCGCAACACCATCATCTATGAGCAAGACCCTGCCATCCGCCAAGACCTTGAACATAATCCCAATGTGCGCAACCAACTCTTCAAACTGTTCTCGACTAACCACTCGCCACAGTCGCAGGCCAGCACCTTACGCGAGCTGCTCTGCTGTCTCCCGCAGATCATGGCCCCCAAGAACCTCGGCTACGACAACCTCTTCCGCATCCTCATCGTGCAGTTCATCGACGCCCAGAGCTTCGACCTCCGCTCCATCAAGAAGACCTGTATCCACATCGCGCACCCCGACGCCAAACGCCTCATCCCCTTCGACACCTACAACATGTTTTATCGGGACACTCTCGAGGAGACCCGCCTCGCCCCGTTGCGCCAGGAGATTCCGAATTACCTTTAA
- a CDS encoding ABC transporter permease, whose translation MELKEAFLLALQSLWSNKLRSVLTLLGIVIGVSSVIAVVTLVNGANAFISTKFSSYGADVFTVSKMPAFITSAEDYVRFQKRRDILLPDYYYVLENCKLCTGMGAQQATIGKIVHDTQSVTDSQIRGYTWQMPLLQNLNIVEGRGFTEADEEHASHVAIIGTDIVDHLLPGLDPLGQELHVDGVPYTVIGVSEKQGSTFGASQDNWVGVPLTAFQKSYGTAKTVTIYVKASSAGPPLEAAADEVRVLMSSRRHDAPNGLQSFELDTNNTLVGFASTLTKSFGIVAGAIALISLIVGGIVIMNIMLVSVTERTREIGIRKALGARPNDILNQFLIESGTMALVGGVFGVIGGIGVAEVVTLLIGFPSSIALWSVIVGLIMATATGVFFGVYPARKAAQLDPIVALRADM comes from the coding sequence ATGGAACTTAAGGAAGCCTTCCTACTCGCGCTGCAGTCTCTCTGGTCGAACAAGCTTCGATCCGTGCTCACGCTGCTTGGAATCGTCATCGGCGTCTCCAGCGTGATCGCGGTCGTGACGCTGGTCAACGGAGCGAACGCATTCATCTCCACCAAGTTCTCGAGCTATGGGGCCGACGTCTTCACCGTCTCCAAGATGCCCGCGTTCATCACAAGCGCCGAAGACTATGTCCGCTTCCAGAAGCGCAGAGACATTCTGCTTCCCGACTACTACTACGTCCTCGAGAACTGCAAGCTCTGCACCGGCATGGGCGCGCAGCAGGCGACCATCGGCAAGATCGTCCACGATACCCAGTCCGTGACCGACTCGCAGATCCGCGGCTACACCTGGCAGATGCCGCTCCTCCAGAACCTGAACATCGTCGAGGGCCGCGGCTTTACCGAGGCCGATGAAGAGCACGCCTCGCACGTCGCCATCATCGGCACGGACATCGTGGACCACCTGCTCCCCGGCCTCGACCCGCTCGGCCAGGAGTTGCACGTCGATGGCGTCCCCTACACCGTCATCGGCGTCTCCGAGAAGCAGGGCAGCACCTTCGGAGCCAGCCAGGACAACTGGGTCGGCGTTCCGCTTACGGCCTTCCAGAAGAGCTACGGCACCGCAAAGACGGTGACCATCTACGTGAAGGCGTCCTCCGCCGGTCCTCCGCTTGAGGCCGCAGCCGACGAGGTGCGCGTGCTGATGAGTTCACGCCGGCACGACGCTCCCAACGGCCTGCAATCCTTCGAACTCGACACCAACAACACACTGGTCGGCTTCGCCAGCACGCTGACGAAGTCCTTCGGCATCGTCGCCGGAGCCATCGCCCTCATCTCGCTGATCGTCGGCGGCATCGTCATCATGAACATCATGCTGGTCAGCGTCACGGAACGAACCCGCGAGATCGGCATCCGCAAGGCCCTCGGCGCACGGCCCAACGACATCCTCAACCAGTTCCTCATCGAGTCCGGCACCATGGCTCTGGTGGGCGGAGTCTTCGGTGTTATCGGCGGCATCGGTGTAGCCGAGGTCGTCACCCTGCTCATCGGCTTTCCGTCCTCCATCGCCCTCTGGAGCGTCATCGTCGGCTTGATCATGGCGACGGCAACCGGCGTCTTCTTCGGCGTCTACCCCGCTCGTAAAGCAGCACAACTGGACCCCATCGTCGCTCTACGAGCCGACATGTAG
- a CDS encoding aromatic ring-hydroxylating oxygenase subunit alpha yields the protein MTPLNSFVPAAELAAAEPSQAAVLPRGCTFAESDWRALAPFWYPVAFSREVVDKPYAATLLDERVVVYRLSDGSLAAARDICQHRGVPLSLGHVEGDEIICKYHGLRYSPDGRCTCIPAHPKGAISPRLRLQTFPVQERYGLVWVRLVDNGPLPLPEMKEWDDPDYIQVLPDSVAIEASAGRQVEGFLDVSHFAFVHLESFGEPDNPVVPDYPVTPTATGFVADYISTVSNYSHGYKHLNPPDFLWRRRFELFFPFTPKLTVFFPKGGQLHIMNAASPVSARKTRLFVPICRNFDKDAPLQATLDFNDLVFSEDKAIVERQFPEDLPLDLHAEAHFPADRSSIAYRKGLAALGLGRSFTA from the coding sequence ATGACGCCCCTCAATTCCTTTGTCCCTGCCGCTGAGTTAGCGGCCGCTGAACCGTCACAGGCCGCTGTCCTGCCTCGCGGGTGTACCTTTGCCGAGTCTGACTGGCGGGCGCTGGCGCCGTTCTGGTATCCGGTCGCCTTTTCGCGCGAGGTCGTCGATAAGCCCTATGCGGCGACGTTGCTGGATGAGCGCGTCGTAGTCTATCGCCTCTCGGATGGCTCGCTGGCTGCGGCGCGGGACATCTGCCAGCATCGCGGGGTTCCGCTCAGCCTCGGCCACGTCGAGGGAGACGAGATCATCTGCAAATATCATGGCCTGCGCTACAGCCCCGATGGCAGGTGTACCTGCATTCCGGCGCATCCGAAGGGTGCGATCTCGCCCCGGCTGCGCCTCCAGACGTTTCCGGTTCAGGAGCGCTACGGTCTGGTCTGGGTGCGGCTGGTAGACAACGGCCCGCTTCCGCTGCCTGAGATGAAGGAGTGGGACGACCCCGACTATATTCAGGTGCTCCCCGACAGCGTTGCGATCGAGGCATCAGCGGGTCGTCAGGTCGAAGGATTTCTCGATGTCAGCCACTTTGCGTTTGTCCACCTGGAGAGCTTTGGCGAGCCGGATAATCCTGTTGTTCCTGACTACCCTGTGACGCCGACCGCTACGGGCTTTGTGGCCGACTACATCAGTACGGTGAGCAATTATTCCCACGGGTACAAGCATTTGAATCCGCCGGATTTTCTGTGGCGTAGACGGTTCGAGCTCTTCTTTCCGTTTACTCCGAAGCTGACGGTCTTCTTTCCGAAGGGTGGGCAGCTTCACATTATGAATGCGGCATCGCCCGTCTCGGCTCGGAAGACGCGGCTCTTTGTTCCTATCTGCCGGAACTTCGACAAAGATGCTCCGTTGCAGGCGACGCTTGACTTCAACGATCTGGTGTTCTCGGAGGATAAGGCGATCGTCGAACGGCAGTTCCCGGAGGACCTACCGCTCGATCTGCATGCAGAGGCGCACTTTCCGGCGGATCGAAGCTCTATTGCGTACAGAAAGGGTCTGGCTGCGCTTGGCTTAGGGAGAAGCTTTACGGCGTAG
- a CDS encoding alpha/beta fold hydrolase — protein MDTLKTNQSIKLPDGRTLAYAEYGSPSGTPVLYFHGAPSSRLEPMLLGDDSISEAGLHMIAPDRPGIGMSDFKPGRSFSDWAADVVCLVDSLGLQRFALLGNSGGGAYVAACAARIPERVTSAVIVSGAWRMDASEVAENLPFVNRIFWILARRFPFGLRLLLNTMRRPSGASRDAELEKMRPHLPPVDFATISEPGRLEAVQLSIQECLRTGTKGTAWDVGLYVRPFELDLSSIRIPIHLFHGAEDRNVPLALVQSAIRDIPTATLTVFPNDAHLSSLCHHIDEIAFALKTTRL, from the coding sequence ATGGACACACTCAAGACTAACCAATCCATCAAACTACCCGACGGTCGAACCCTTGCTTACGCCGAATATGGTTCTCCGAGCGGGACTCCCGTCCTCTATTTTCACGGTGCTCCGTCGTCCCGGCTCGAACCGATGCTTTTAGGAGATGACTCCATCTCTGAAGCAGGTTTGCATATGATCGCGCCGGATCGTCCCGGCATCGGCATGTCAGACTTTAAGCCTGGACGAAGTTTTAGCGACTGGGCGGCGGATGTCGTTTGTCTGGTAGATTCTCTCGGCCTACAGCGCTTTGCCCTGCTCGGAAACTCTGGCGGTGGAGCCTATGTGGCCGCCTGCGCGGCTCGTATTCCCGAAAGGGTAACCTCAGCGGTGATTGTTTCGGGTGCGTGGCGGATGGATGCATCAGAGGTTGCAGAGAATCTACCGTTTGTAAATCGCATCTTCTGGATTCTAGCTCGGCGCTTTCCCTTTGGCCTTCGTCTTTTACTGAACACAATGCGGCGACCTAGTGGAGCTTCACGCGATGCTGAGCTTGAGAAGATGCGACCACATCTTCCCCCGGTCGATTTTGCGACAATTTCGGAGCCAGGCCGTTTGGAAGCAGTACAACTCTCTATCCAGGAATGTCTACGCACTGGCACGAAAGGCACAGCTTGGGATGTGGGGCTTTATGTCCGCCCCTTCGAGTTGGACCTTTCTAGCATTCGGATTCCTATCCATCTGTTTCATGGCGCAGAAGACCGGAATGTTCCCCTCGCTCTGGTGCAGTCGGCGATTCGGGATATACCCACAGCAACTCTTACTGTGTTCCCGAACGATGCACACCTTTCGTCCCTTTGCCATCACATTGACGAAATTGCATTCGCTCTAAAGACAACGCGACTCTAA